The following are encoded in a window of Pseudomonadota bacterium genomic DNA:
- a CDS encoding DUF2282 domain-containing protein codes for MRDTKTLMKAALAGVVALSMGAVVGSASAAKPGFEKCAGIVKAGMNDCGTATHDCSGKAKEDGAEEEWIYVPEGTCDKIVEATLKAPAPKKEES; via the coding sequence ATGAGAGACACAAAGACCCTGATGAAAGCGGCTTTGGCTGGTGTCGTTGCCTTGAGCATGGGTGCTGTGGTTGGTAGCGCGTCTGCTGCCAAGCCGGGTTTCGAGAAGTGTGCCGGTATTGTCAAGGCCGGTATGAACGACTGTGGCACAGCCACGCATGATTGCTCGGGCAAGGCCAAGGAGGATGGGGCTGAGGAGGAGTGGATCTACGTCCCCGAAGGGACTTGTGACAAGATTGTGGAGGCCACTCTTAAAGCGCCGGCGCCCAAGAAAGAGGAATCATAA
- a CDS encoding DUF692 domain-containing protein yields the protein MPPFSDMPVIGAGIGLRTQHYQEILVNRPPVRWFEVLSENYFGAGGLPLYHLEQVRESYPITMHGVGMSLGSTDPLDFNYLAKLKALAERFEPVWISDHLAWISVNRRYTHDLLPLPYTEEALSHVARRVIQAEDFLGRRLLIENPATYLSFNHSEMTEWEFVQGLVDRTDCELLIDVNNIYVSATNHGFDPMDYIKAVPKERVREIHLAGYEEREDYLFDTHGCRVHPPVWELYRAALEYFGPVPTLIEWDTDIPPFSVLVEEAEKAQAQLDVAA from the coding sequence ATGCCTCCGTTTAGTGACATGCCGGTAATCGGCGCCGGGATCGGCCTGCGCACACAACATTATCAGGAAATCTTGGTCAACAGGCCGCCGGTGCGATGGTTCGAGGTGCTATCGGAAAACTATTTCGGTGCTGGTGGTCTGCCGCTCTATCATCTGGAACAGGTGCGTGAAAGCTACCCCATCACCATGCACGGCGTGGGCATGTCCCTGGGGTCGACGGACCCTCTTGATTTTAACTATCTGGCCAAGCTGAAGGCTCTGGCCGAGCGCTTCGAACCGGTCTGGATCTCCGATCATCTTGCCTGGATATCCGTCAATCGCCGGTATACGCACGATCTGTTGCCGTTGCCGTACACGGAAGAGGCGCTCAGTCATGTCGCGAGGCGTGTCATCCAGGCCGAGGACTTCCTGGGGCGTCGCCTCCTGATCGAGAACCCCGCCACCTACCTGAGCTTCAACCACTCGGAGATGACCGAGTGGGAATTCGTGCAGGGTCTTGTCGATCGGACGGACTGTGAACTGCTCATTGACGTGAACAATATCTACGTCAGCGCAACGAATCACGGCTTTGATCCCATGGACTACATCAAGGCGGTTCCGAAGGAGCGCGTGAGAGAGATCCATTTGGCCGGGTACGAGGAACGCGAGGACTACCTGTTTGACACCCACGGCTGCCGGGTCCACCCACCGGTGTGGGAACTGTACCGGGCCGCCCTAGAGTATTTCGGGCCAGTGCCCACCCTCATTGAGTGGGATACGGATATTCCCCCGTTTAGCGTATTGGTGGAAGAGGCGGAGAAGGCACAGGCACAGTTGGATGTGGCGGCATGA
- a CDS encoding putative DNA-binding domain-containing protein: MSLRELQGLFQEAVFESDTNGPALARVSEYIHAKEGLSSAELLRIYGSSIFGTLTRALSEIYPVCRRLVGPAFFETMARIFIHQMPSHSADLADYGQALADFVAEFEPAAGLTYLPDVARLEWHWHRAFHAADEPGLDVTVLGEIAKSDRSRILFRLPASATLLASNFPIHRIWEVNQDNWKGEQQVSLAEGGARLMVWRQDYDMRIDPLDERAWQLLIAIERQSPFAVLSDPETMPDIATLLPRCIQCGWIAGFQLADQTL; this comes from the coding sequence ATGTCTCTTCGCGAGCTGCAGGGTTTGTTCCAGGAGGCCGTGTTCGAAAGCGACACGAACGGGCCGGCGCTCGCTCGTGTGAGTGAGTATATCCACGCAAAGGAGGGTCTGTCATCCGCCGAACTCCTGCGTATCTATGGCAGCAGTATCTTTGGCACGCTGACCCGGGCCCTGAGCGAGATATACCCCGTATGCCGCCGTCTGGTGGGACCGGCGTTCTTTGAGACCATGGCGCGGATCTTTATCCACCAGATGCCTTCGCACTCTGCCGACCTCGCCGATTATGGACAAGCCCTCGCCGACTTTGTGGCCGAGTTCGAACCTGCTGCCGGTCTGACCTATCTCCCCGATGTAGCACGCCTGGAATGGCACTGGCACCGGGCCTTTCACGCAGCGGATGAACCAGGGCTGGACGTCACCGTCTTAGGCGAAATCGCGAAGTCGGACCGAAGCCGAATCCTGTTTCGACTTCCGGCGTCGGCAACGCTGCTGGCGTCCAATTTTCCCATCCACCGGATCTGGGAGGTCAATCAGGACAACTGGAAGGGTGAGCAACAGGTCAGTCTGGCAGAAGGCGGCGCGCGGCTCATGGTCTGGCGCCAGGACTATGACATGCGTATCGATCCACTCGACGAACGGGCCTGGCAGCTCCTAATAGCTATCGAACGTCAAAGCCCCTTTGCCGTTCTGAGTGATCCGGAAACCATGCCGGATATCGCCACGCTGCTGCCCCGTTGTATACAGTGCGGCTGGATCGCCGGATTTCAGCTGGCCGATCAGACATTATGA
- a CDS encoding tyrosine-type recombinase/integrase, which translates to MGAKRKYIKTDQARSEPFEPPGKHRILRDTQLRGFYMYIGSMSATYYCNADYKDSLGRKKTRRKKIGDVQLFEAEDARNEARLEIAKIKSGLTAVVDKPREITLRDAWEFFLKRRGPNLATETLRSYRKAMELVLPDLLDVSLKKLASEIGRYEMEKRHIKESEERGPFMANRAMQTLRAVYRHARKGFDGLPETPPTALVGFNKEERYQVGNVLPELWEAHAAIANPITKSLAAVVLLTGGRPGEVSRLRWENIDLARQTARIEHTKSKRPFEYILSQPAIQYLEEARYDDEWVFPGIKQSRDYRVPSMPVPIGKFRNIYQAVAKSIHVDDLFLKMLVNHRLADVTHGYAGQRSILLDTLIAEQERISEALTTSAR; encoded by the coding sequence ATGGGCGCCAAGAGGAAATACATCAAGACCGACCAGGCAAGATCGGAGCCGTTCGAACCGCCAGGTAAACACAGAATATTGCGTGATACTCAACTGCGTGGTTTCTATATGTACATAGGATCGATGTCAGCGACGTATTACTGCAATGCCGATTACAAAGATTCATTGGGCAGGAAGAAGACGAGGCGGAAGAAGATCGGCGACGTGCAGTTGTTCGAGGCGGAAGACGCCCGCAACGAGGCCCGGCTCGAAATCGCTAAGATAAAAAGTGGCCTCACCGCCGTTGTTGACAAGCCGCGCGAGATTACGCTCAGAGACGCATGGGAGTTCTTTCTGAAACGCCGTGGCCCGAACTTGGCGACAGAAACGTTGCGCTCATACCGAAAGGCGATGGAGCTCGTGCTGCCCGATTTGCTCGACGTGTCGCTGAAGAAACTGGCATCGGAAATAGGTCGCTACGAAATGGAAAAGCGGCATATCAAAGAATCCGAAGAACGCGGACCGTTCATGGCGAACAGGGCCATGCAGACTTTGCGAGCTGTTTACCGTCATGCCCGAAAGGGTTTCGATGGACTGCCGGAGACGCCTCCGACGGCGCTGGTCGGCTTTAACAAGGAAGAACGCTACCAGGTTGGCAACGTGTTACCTGAACTCTGGGAAGCTCACGCTGCGATTGCAAACCCGATAACAAAGTCACTGGCAGCCGTTGTGCTGCTGACTGGCGGCCGACCTGGTGAGGTATCGCGTTTGCGATGGGAGAACATCGATTTGGCTCGACAGACTGCCCGCATCGAGCACACTAAGAGCAAGCGACCATTTGAATATATCCTGTCGCAACCGGCTATTCAGTACCTCGAAGAAGCCCGCTATGACGATGAGTGGGTATTCCCCGGCATTAAGCAATCGCGCGATTACCGAGTGCCATCAATGCCTGTGCCAATTGGCAAGTTCCGCAACATCTATCAAGCGGTAGCAAAGAGCATTCATGTTGATGACCTGTTCTTAAAGATGCTGGTAAACCATAGGCTCGCAGACGTCACACACGGTTACGCTGGGCAACGGTCGATTCTCTTGGACACGTTGATTGCTGAGCAGGAGCGGATTAGCGAGGCGCTGACTACATCCGCTCGATAA
- a CDS encoding class I SAM-dependent methyltransferase: MKTINDLHRNQTGKSSDKWASYLPVYDRIFLPYMDDSLKLLEIGVQNGGSLEVWAKYFSNAEKIVGCDIDPRCGSLVYDDNRISVVVGDVNAESTFNEIRARSSTFEIIIDDGSHRSDDIFKAFVNYFQILRPGGIYVVEDTHAMYWDDYQGGILKQTTAHSFFKLFVDVINYQHWKDDLSESILNRLVRQAFFDLANTCRWDRT; encoded by the coding sequence TTGAAAACCATCAACGATTTACACCGAAACCAGACCGGAAAATCAAGCGACAAGTGGGCATCCTATCTCCCGGTTTATGACAGAATATTCTTGCCATACATGGATGACTCTCTGAAATTGCTCGAGATAGGCGTACAGAATGGTGGTTCGCTCGAGGTGTGGGCAAAGTATTTCTCCAATGCGGAAAAAATTGTCGGGTGCGATATCGACCCACGGTGCGGGAGTCTCGTCTATGACGACAATCGTATAAGTGTCGTTGTGGGTGATGTGAATGCGGAAAGCACGTTCAATGAAATCAGGGCTCGCAGCAGCACCTTTGAAATCATCATTGACGACGGGTCGCACCGGTCAGATGACATTTTCAAGGCCTTTGTAAACTACTTTCAGATTCTGCGGCCCGGCGGAATTTATGTCGTTGAGGACACGCATGCCATGTACTGGGATGATTACCAGGGCGGCATACTGAAACAAACCACCGCGCACAGCTTCTTCAAGTTGTTTGTCGATGTCATAAATTATCAACATTGGAAAGACGATCTATCAGAAAGCATTCTTAATCGATTGGTTAGGCAGGCATTTTTCGATCTTGCAAATACATGTCGTTGGGACCGAACCTAG
- a CDS encoding aldo/keto reductase, producing the protein MLKESFYRPLGRTGLKVSPICLGTDNFANPTSEDEAVNIINCAIDNGINLIDTADSYAAGESEKIIGRALKANGRRDDVILATKVYYRVGKKGINDRANSRRHIIKACEDSLRRLQTDYIDIYQTHRVCMETELEETLGALTDLQRQGKIRYCGSTTSPSWKIVQSALLAEFKNLTLMVSEQLPYNLLDRRVENEILPACEWAGLAVLVWSPLAMGILAGCYNNDDPESFNTARFQRGGIYAERITPKAVDAGKRFAQLAQQFDIPAAQLALLWVKDQPHVTAPLAGPRTLDQLNDLLPVMEMSLSDEIRQACDELVPPGSAVADFLNSAPWSKQKLI; encoded by the coding sequence ATGTTAAAGGAATCGTTTTACCGGCCTTTAGGCCGCACTGGCCTCAAAGTTTCGCCGATCTGCCTGGGCACAGACAACTTCGCTAATCCGACTTCGGAAGATGAGGCTGTCAACATTATTAACTGTGCCATTGACAACGGTATCAATCTGATCGACACTGCCGACAGTTACGCTGCCGGCGAGAGCGAAAAAATAATTGGGCGGGCCCTCAAAGCCAATGGGCGACGTGACGATGTTATTTTGGCAACCAAGGTATATTACCGGGTTGGCAAAAAAGGCATCAACGACCGTGCCAACTCTCGCAGACACATCATCAAAGCTTGCGAAGATTCTCTTCGACGCCTGCAAACAGACTACATCGACATTTATCAAACCCATCGTGTCTGCATGGAAACAGAGTTAGAAGAAACTCTGGGCGCACTCACTGATCTTCAACGGCAAGGCAAAATCAGATACTGCGGCTCGACTACTTCCCCCTCCTGGAAGATTGTGCAATCGGCGTTACTGGCTGAATTCAAAAACCTCACTCTCATGGTTTCCGAGCAACTGCCCTACAACCTCCTCGACAGGAGAGTGGAAAATGAAATACTCCCCGCTTGTGAGTGGGCCGGACTGGCCGTTCTTGTTTGGTCGCCTTTGGCCATGGGCATTCTCGCCGGATGTTACAATAATGACGACCCCGAAAGTTTTAACACAGCCCGATTTCAACGTGGTGGTATCTACGCTGAACGTATCACTCCTAAGGCGGTAGATGCTGGAAAACGATTTGCGCAACTCGCGCAGCAATTTGATATTCCCGCCGCCCAACTCGCTTTGTTGTGGGTCAAAGACCAACCCCATGTAACAGCCCCTCTCGCCGGCCCAAGAACTCTGGACCAACTTAATGACCTTCTTCCGGTAATGGAAATGAGTTTGAGCGATGAAATTCGCCAAGCCTGCGACGAACTCGTCCCCCCAGGAAGCGCTGTGGCCGACTTTCTTAACTCAGCCCCCTGGTCAAAACAAAAACTGATCTAA
- a CDS encoding FAD-binding oxidoreductase has product MPMTTGRDVEIAVIGAGFAGIATAFYLCTEYEKTSVLLIDSRQPMGFTSAQSGDNYRNWWPHPIMVDFINYSTDLMERIALESADVMQMTRRGYVLTTRRTDIDDLIAELHVGYGDAESDLIRIQNRPSSKSYEPPVSSDWTNAPNGVDVLSNQELIRRTFPSFSPEVTNVLHIRRAGDIDGQHMGQYMLQRIKQSGGKRLSAHLRSIEQRQRFALEVEGPDGIERIKADVIVNAAGPFAKEIAAMIGVDLPLRNVFQQKLAFDDQYGAISRQLPFSLDLDDQELDWTAEERDLLADDPNFDWVTKPILGGAHCRPEGGEKGTWVKLGWAFNRESSEPQQELADDPHFNPQFPELILRATARLNPSLKRYIESFPSRWSHYGGYYPMTDENWPLVGPLGVDGAFVTGALSGYGCMAACAAGAICAAWIADGDLPDYAKQLSLARYDDENLMAEIINSPSKGIL; this is encoded by the coding sequence ATGCCAATGACAACTGGCCGCGACGTGGAAATTGCAGTGATTGGTGCGGGGTTTGCCGGCATTGCTACTGCTTTCTATTTGTGCACTGAATACGAAAAGACATCCGTGCTTCTAATCGACAGCAGGCAACCGATGGGCTTTACCAGCGCACAATCGGGTGACAATTATCGCAATTGGTGGCCGCATCCGATCATGGTCGACTTTATCAACTACAGCACTGATCTAATGGAACGCATTGCACTGGAATCAGCAGATGTCATGCAAATGACGCGGCGTGGGTACGTGCTGACGACGCGGCGAACAGATATCGACGATTTAATAGCCGAATTGCATGTCGGCTACGGAGATGCAGAGTCTGACCTGATTCGCATTCAAAACAGGCCATCATCAAAATCGTACGAGCCGCCTGTTTCCTCAGATTGGACGAATGCGCCCAACGGTGTTGATGTCTTGTCCAATCAGGAGCTGATTCGACGGACGTTTCCTTCTTTCAGCCCTGAAGTAACCAATGTGTTACATATTCGCCGGGCGGGCGACATCGATGGCCAACACATGGGCCAGTATATGTTACAACGCATCAAGCAGTCTGGTGGCAAACGACTGTCCGCTCATTTAAGAAGTATTGAGCAGCGGCAGAGATTTGCGCTTGAAGTCGAAGGACCCGATGGCATCGAACGAATTAAGGCCGATGTGATCGTTAACGCCGCCGGGCCCTTCGCGAAAGAAATCGCAGCAATGATTGGGGTCGATCTGCCGCTCAGGAATGTGTTTCAGCAGAAATTGGCATTTGACGATCAGTACGGCGCAATATCCAGACAGCTACCGTTTTCGCTCGATCTGGACGATCAGGAACTGGACTGGACCGCTGAAGAACGAGACTTGCTTGCCGATGATCCGAACTTCGATTGGGTGACCAAACCGATCCTCGGCGGCGCACACTGCCGGCCTGAAGGCGGTGAAAAGGGAACCTGGGTGAAGCTTGGTTGGGCATTTAATAGAGAATCGAGCGAACCACAGCAGGAATTGGCAGACGATCCGCATTTTAACCCGCAGTTTCCCGAACTGATTCTGCGGGCTACAGCGCGACTCAATCCCTCGCTGAAGCGATATATTGAGTCATTTCCAAGCCGCTGGTCGCATTATGGGGGCTATTACCCGATGACAGATGAAAACTGGCCGCTGGTTGGTCCGCTCGGCGTCGACGGGGCGTTTGTTACCGGTGCTCTATCTGGCTACGGTTGCATGGCGGCCTGTGCCGCCGGCGCAATTTGTGCGGCCTGGATAGCGGATGGCGATTTGCCCGACTACGCGAAACAACTGAGTCTGGCAAGATACGACGACGAGAATCTGATGGCTGAGATTATAAATTCCCCATCCAAAGGAATTCTATAG
- a CDS encoding ornithine cyclodeaminase family protein, with protein sequence MIDGPQSMREIIYLNQSHLDSLDLNLSCIVDVLEDVFRHKAAGDTVMPPKIFFHLQEDRFYSAMASCCPPLGYAGSKWQSGDPANPSRGLPYIQGLFILNENETGQMVAIIDARWITGKRTAAASALVARYQAKKGSEVLALLGCGVQGRTHLEALAAEVPSLKLCQVFDIVPERQAAYIEEMDGRFHGVQVIGANGAKSTVKGADIVISGGPIQTERNATIVSEWIKPGALIITIDYDSYVTDECIAAMDIVLTDDYEQIQDAREREGKFLGVTQIDADNAEMIAHGKGRRRNNQQRILAFNLGIALEDVATAAEILRRASEKGIGIRLAP encoded by the coding sequence ATGATCGATGGTCCCCAGAGCATGCGCGAGATCATTTATCTGAACCAGTCTCATCTGGATTCACTGGATCTCAATTTGTCCTGCATTGTCGATGTACTCGAGGACGTTTTCCGCCACAAGGCCGCCGGTGACACCGTAATGCCGCCGAAGATCTTCTTCCATTTGCAGGAAGACCGTTTCTACAGCGCCATGGCGAGCTGTTGTCCACCGCTGGGATATGCGGGCAGCAAGTGGCAGAGTGGTGACCCGGCGAATCCGTCACGCGGACTGCCCTACATCCAGGGGTTATTTATCCTCAACGAGAACGAAACCGGCCAGATGGTAGCTATCATCGATGCCAGATGGATCACCGGTAAACGAACCGCAGCGGCCTCCGCACTGGTCGCCCGATATCAGGCTAAGAAGGGTTCGGAGGTATTGGCCCTGCTCGGCTGTGGCGTGCAAGGGCGAACGCATCTGGAGGCATTGGCCGCAGAAGTGCCCAGCCTGAAGCTTTGCCAGGTCTTCGATATTGTCCCGGAGCGTCAGGCAGCCTATATCGAAGAAATGGATGGTCGGTTCCACGGGGTCCAGGTCATTGGAGCTAACGGTGCAAAGTCCACCGTCAAAGGCGCCGATATTGTGATTTCTGGCGGCCCAATCCAAACCGAGCGCAATGCAACCATCGTCTCCGAGTGGATCAAGCCCGGCGCGTTAATCATCACCATCGACTACGACTCCTACGTCACCGACGAGTGTATCGCCGCCATGGACATCGTTCTTACTGACGACTACGAGCAGATTCAGGACGCTCGGGAGAGGGAAGGCAAGTTTCTCGGAGTCACACAGATCGATGCGGACAATGCCGAAATGATCGCGCATGGCAAGGGGCGCAGGCGGAACAACCAGCAGCGGATTCTGGCATTTAATCTGGGAATCGCGCTGGAGGACGTGGCAACCGCGGCGGAAATCCTGCGGCGGGCGAGCGAGAAAGGAATCGGCATCAGGCTCGCTCCCTAG
- a CDS encoding dicarboxylate/amino acid:cation symporter: protein MAWYNRLHWQIIIGLVLGIIYGVIAAASGWGYFTADWITPFGTIFINALKLIGVPLILGSLVTGVASLGDIGKLSRIGGRTIAIYIATTAIAAIIGLGAVHLIRPGDQVPEQMRLELQKTYSVVIEHRDASAMTVRERGPLAMLANLIPENFFAAAANNRNMLQVVIIALFFGIGLIQLPPDKAKPLIDVFDSLNHVVIRLVELIMKIAPLGVFALLAGTITSVAGDDPTQITQLLGALGFYMIAVIGGLIFHTAVIYGILLKIWTPLGFKTFLQGIAPAQLVAFSTSSSGATLPVTMKRVEQKLGVSEEVSAFVLPLGATVNMDGTALFQAVATVFIAQSLGIDLGFGAQLTIVLTAVMASIGTPAVPGAGIIMLVIILESVGVPSAGIALILGVDRVLDMLRTITNVTGDATVATVVAHAEGQLGEPDMSEETDRVRTRG from the coding sequence ATGGCCTGGTACAACAGGTTGCACTGGCAAATCATCATCGGCCTGGTGCTGGGGATCATCTATGGAGTGATTGCAGCCGCTAGCGGCTGGGGTTATTTCACGGCTGACTGGATTACCCCGTTCGGCACGATTTTCATAAACGCTCTGAAGCTGATTGGCGTTCCATTGATTCTCGGTTCCCTGGTGACGGGAGTCGCCTCTCTTGGCGACATCGGGAAACTTTCACGGATCGGTGGCAGGACCATTGCGATATATATCGCGACGACAGCCATAGCAGCCATAATCGGCTTGGGTGCAGTGCATTTGATACGGCCCGGTGATCAGGTACCGGAGCAAATGCGACTGGAGCTACAAAAAACCTATTCGGTCGTTATAGAGCACCGCGACGCCTCGGCCATGACCGTGCGCGAGCGCGGACCCCTGGCTATGCTTGCCAACCTCATCCCGGAGAACTTTTTCGCTGCCGCAGCCAATAATCGCAACATGCTGCAGGTCGTCATCATCGCCTTGTTTTTTGGTATTGGTCTGATTCAGTTGCCCCCCGACAAGGCGAAACCGCTGATCGATGTCTTTGACAGTCTGAACCACGTTGTAATTCGGCTGGTAGAACTGATCATGAAGATAGCCCCGCTAGGTGTATTTGCGTTGCTTGCGGGAACCATCACATCTGTTGCGGGTGACGATCCCACGCAAATCACACAACTCCTTGGCGCATTGGGTTTTTATATGATAGCGGTCATCGGTGGCCTGATTTTCCATACCGCTGTCATCTACGGAATTTTGCTGAAAATCTGGACGCCCCTCGGGTTCAAAACGTTTTTACAGGGAATCGCGCCGGCGCAACTGGTCGCGTTCTCGACCAGTTCCAGTGGCGCGACTTTGCCGGTCACGATGAAACGGGTCGAGCAAAAACTTGGCGTATCAGAAGAGGTGTCTGCCTTCGTGCTGCCACTGGGGGCCACCGTCAACATGGATGGAACTGCCCTGTTTCAGGCGGTGGCCACCGTTTTCATCGCCCAAAGCCTGGGAATTGATCTGGGTTTTGGCGCTCAGTTGACTATCGTTCTTACCGCCGTCATGGCGTCGATTGGCACACCGGCGGTTCCTGGCGCCGGCATTATTATGCTGGTTATTATTCTGGAATCGGTCGGCGTACCTAGTGCCGGAATAGCCCTGATCCTGGGCGTGGACCGGGTTCTGGATATGCTACGGACGATCACCAATGTCACCGGCGACGCCACAGTTGCCACCGTGGTGGCGCACGCTGAGGGGCAATTGGGTGAGCCGGATATGAGCGAGGAAACCGATCGCGTCAGGACCCGCGGATAG